In Aedes albopictus strain Foshan chromosome 3, AalbF5, whole genome shotgun sequence, the genomic window TGTTCTGATTCATGAATTCTTTAACAGTTTTAAAAATCTTACAGAATACGTAGTATaaatattcagcaacaaatttgcTTGGGCATTTCGTGAGGTGTTTAGGTAGGAGCTGTCCATAGTTGTTGCAAGtttctttgtgattttttttttttttgtttttatttatctaTTATTATCGTTTCATCTTGTATCAAGGTCGTAATgcatcccggaggaactcctgcaggaacttgtAGAGAAACTCCCGGGGGaactttctgggaaaatttctggagaatttcttaaaggaactaccggaggaattctcggaggacttCCCAGAGAAACTCTTGCATGAACTTTTGGAGTAACTCTCGGTAGAACTtcctaggagaatttctgaaggaactcccggatgcaattcctggaggaattctcggaggaatttctggatgaattcatggagaagctcctgaagaagttcttcgcGGAAtaactaaaggaactcctggataaattgcgggaggaataactggaatgaagaaattcttggagggatcccgatAGTATTACCAGTTGAATTTTTtgtagaaacttttggaggaaccttCGGAAGAAAATTTTGGGTATAGAATCTCTGCCAAGTAATGTTGGGAGTGTTTTAAGAAAAATGAAGAACCGAAAGGGTCCAAGGGCTGaatgtctctttaataaagacaaatcaatcaatcaagaacCGAAAGAACTActgtaggaatttttgcaggaaccttctggaagaacttccaaaagcagtttttatttgaatttggagaaatcccagcaatgaattcttggaggaatctccggaagaaattcctctgTAAAACTCCCGGTGGAATCCATAGAAGCAGTTCCTGTGGAACTTTTTGGACGTAACTAGAGGAAGAGCCGGCGAAAGCATTTTTCGATGAATCGCCCgtaacgaatttctggaaaatctctataattaatttctggaggagtcgaaaaggaaaagaattcttggaggaatccccggaggaaacttctagaggaattctcggaatgaATTTTTAATAAAGTCGCaggaatgaattattggaggaaccttCAACAGAAGGAGTCTACTCgatgaattccggagggaattcttgggagaggttgcagaattccttaaggaatctccggaaggcatTCTTTAAGCATTCTAAGAATAATTTCCCATCAGTAGAAGTTTCTGGTTCAAAGCATAAAAATACGGATAGATGACCAGACGACGCAACTGCTCGTGTATCTTTTTTGGCGCAACTGACGGAAGGTTAGAACGGAttccaaaaaatattctagagtatttttactaataaaatgcaaaaatactTACGTTCGGCCAGACTATTTACTCGAAATCTATCGACAAGCTCGTTTTGTATAATGCGGCTACTATCTAGTCACGTGAAATTCTgctcgactcgagttataaaatagccaCTTAAGTTCAACTGATTTGGCGATATTGTATAGTGGTGATGATCGCCCGGAAATAGAACCCAGACACCATCAGCATTGTTCATATTGCTAAATACCCGCgcatttaccgcttcggctacatCAGGCCTCGCTCATAGCTTTTACATTCACTTTAATAACTTACCTCACACTCCGGCTCCCGATAGGCTCGATTCGTAAACGGAGACTGGACGCTCAGAGTTGCAGCCAGAGTCAACACCGGCTGCAACTGTTGAAACACGCATCCCATCAGCAACATCTTACCAATACCAATATCAACTGGAATTTTGGCCAATGCTTTGCCAAGAGGAGTCAATTTCTCGTCTGCCGTTAATGCTTCCTGTGGGAAAAAAGTACCTAATTTGAATCTGCCAATCATTAGTCAAAACTCAATACACCTACGTGATGTTTCAAATTCATAATGGCATTTTCGATGTTTTCCGCCGGAGGTGATTCGATGAACGGGAACATTCGAGCATTCGGCAGACCCATTGAAATCATCTGCAGCAGTAGCGACTCCAGCGGCACCTTCAATATCTCGGCCGTAGTGTATGACTCGAAGTCGTAAAACTGCTTCTCCGAGTACAAGCGATAGCAGATACCGGGTCCGGTTCGACCGGCACGACCCTTACGTTGCTCTGCCGAAGCCTTCGAAATCCAGAACTCCTTCAAACGTTGCATCTTGGTGGTGGCATCATAGCTCATTTCCTTGACCTTACCGGAATCTATCACGAACCGGATTCCATCGATGGTCACCGACGTTTCGGCAATGTTCGTTGAAATGATACACTTCCGAACACCATCGGGGGCGTAGTCGAACACTTTATCCTGTTCTGCAATCGATAAGGTACTGTGCAGAGGTAGGATGAtccaattcttgcttttctcTGCGTATTCTTTGGCCGCATCTACAATGGTAGTGATTTCGTTCAAACCGCTTAGGAAAATCAGAACATCACCCTTCTCTGTTGGGGGATACTTTTGGTCGATCAATTGCAAGATCTGCATGTAAGGTTCCGGGCTAATGCGATCACTTGTCTTTTGTTTGGTCTTACCACTGCTAGTGGTGGCTATATCTTGTATTTGAGGCATGTAATGCAATTTTATAGGAAACAATCGCCCAGGAACTTCGATGATTTGTGCCTTTTCTTCAGCAAAATAATCACCAAACAGTTTGATGTTGATCGTTGCGGACATAAGAACCAGCTTTATATCCGGTTTTGCTCGCATCAAACATTTCGTAATTCCGAGTAGGAAATCTCCATGCAGATGCCGTTCATGAACTTCATCCAAAATTATTACTGAATATTGTGAAAGATTTTCCTCAGCGGACAGTTGGCGTAACAGCAACCCTTCCGTTATGAACAGAATATTTGTCTGAGTACTCTTACTTCTCTCAAACCGGATTTGGTAGCCGACTTGAGTTCCATATTCGCACAGCATCTCATGAGCAACTCGCTTGGCAAGTGATATGCACGCAATACGCCTCGGTTGCGTGCACGCAATCTTTTCGTATCCTGCGTGAAACAGATACTGCGGTACCTGAGTGGACTTCCCACAACCCGTATCCCCTGCCAGTATAACAATTTGCTCATTTTTCACCGCGGCCACGATTTCATCACGATGACTAGCTACCGGTAGATTGGCCTGCGCCTTGCGAAGCTTTCGCAATTTGTTAAACCGCTCCTTCTGTCGAAAATCCAAGTAATGCACTACGATCTGTAGGAACTGCTTCAACTTCTGCTCAGTTATCCTCCCACTTTGGTCGTAGTGCTGCAGCCGACTGTACAACTCCTCAAAAGGTACTGAAATTCTTATTCCCGAGCAGAACGTCTTATCATACTCAGATGGCGAAGGTTCAGTGACCTGGCGAGGAGCAGTGGGATCCGGTGGTACCGGTAGAATACACTGTCCAGATCTTTTCAGTAGCGTTTCGTACTTGTTCAGAAATAACCAGAAATCATTCGCATCCGTGATCAATTGATCTCGGCTGCAGTAGCCTAGCAGTACGCGATTAAGAGAGCTCTTGTGATCCAGGAAGGAAAAGTTTATCAAATTGGTTTCCTCCTGAGGGTGTTCAGAGTGTGATCGGTCCTGTTCTCTACATTCTTCACGCTTGACCGGGCGCTGTTCGGAGTAACTGGTACTAGGACTAGGGTCCTCGATTTTGCTTGGCTTTCGCTTAGGACTAGTAGATGAAGATCTTTCACGTTTTACTGCCTCGAAGTTGACATACTTTTGAGAGGAGTAACTTTTTTCTGGAGTTTTGGAGCGAGACCGCTTCCGTTTGCTAGATGATTGGGATGCTGCGAAGCTTCTTGAATGTGACGGTTTATCATCGCGGTACCGTGAGTGCGTCGACTGCTCATCGCTTCCTCGTGAACGTCGATCGCGATAACTCATTTTCTGAAGAAGAAGCTGTAGGGTAATAAATTTTAGCTTATTAGGTATTTAGAATGAATAAAATTACGTCTTGTATTTTGGTAAGGCTCTGTTAGCTAGATGCAGGTATCACTTGTATTCTTTCGCCTTACAGCACTCATTCACTTTAGACCTGGCATTGTTCAAcatttaaaaatgtttaaatattttttcatttattcgTTTATTTAAAAGGCTCGGGCGTCACATGAGCATAACAGGGCCGAAATCATTTAtacaatttttaaacattttaacaGAGACAACGAGAAGAAAAGGacgaaaaacaaaaccaaacggcGGACGACGAAAATAAAGAACGTACGACAATCAAAATCGAAAACGTACTCCCAATCAAGACCTACCAACACTTCTCtactaacgggtttctgttgttttccgttttcctcggacccggagaatacCATACAACTCAAATCTGACCTCACGATGGTCATCACATCTCCGCACGACATGTTCGACATTCTGGTAAGGCACGCCGAagccacagattttttttttcgagagccTAGTGTGGAAGGTAAAGGTATAAGCGTTTAATGGacagtggttggacatcagccgacacactACACGAATACAATCGCGACCTAAATCTTTTGAAGCATGGTTTTTtgacggctgttcgggttcgtttggaagttgaccgtcaatgttaacttcttttcccgatcagcctagatagctgtgtagtgtcggtagcggttgtctcaattggctaagaataacactacggatcgcctgatccagtggtaagagtccactatacaggtgacccctaattcatggtgttatgcggctttatgcttaccgtgccaaagaatgaatagttaggggggtctaataaaaacctaaccacaaacggagcctgtggagagttagggcgtcctccacagaattacgcccttactgcgctaaccggagcaatggtgcagcggaccttgcgtttctccgagataatcagttgcccttcttaagtctcaaatttgaggctaaataagggcggggttattcaaatgttgttaattagcttataTTACTACctctatgggttcgcttaatgcgttttcgccattggcgtttttcaattgacaccgatttggttcgtcgttgatgtttcctttttgtgctgtgattgtgaagagtgtaatcctgtctagtttgggtaatggctacggcaaggaaacgtcagatcaattttcagcgtaaaaagcgtatgtagcccaagtggatctacaggGGTTacccaaaataactgggacaggtaaaattttcacttttcgaaaaatgttcaactcgctgtaacttttcgaaaagggcatcaaatgttctcaaatttttactgtaagttcatcaactagttgtgtatcagtgaacaaaatttggaaaagatcgagccattctacacgaagttataaaggttctagggaaaggtataattatccgatagccaactttgagctgttatatctccggattcaatgaaccgaatgcaatgaaattttgataatttatgactaatataatgaactttgaaaaacagtttacataatttgaaattattaataagaaaaaaagttaaggcgatttcatttattctatgtttttttagtaaatttatctatttttcatatgcatcccattactttttcaatttaatgccggctatttggttgctttcctttaaaacataaatatattcaagtcaattagagggaattttaatgaactataattactatctcggattttgaaacgatgatgaagttttgaaataattggtgttatattagaaaaataatccaatcgttataattttctttcgtgtaaagaattttaagtttagtcaaaagtttttaatagctcattatataagtcataaatgattaaaatttcattgcattcggttcattgaatccggagatataacagctNNNNNNNNNNNNNNNNNNNNNNNNNNNNNNNNNNNNNNNNNNNNNNNNNNNNNNNNNNNNNNNNNNNNNNNNNNNNNNNNNNNNNNNNNNNNNNNNNNNNNNNNNNNNNNNNNNNNNNNNNNNNNNNNNNNNNNNNNNNNNNNNNNNNNNNNNNNNNNNNNNNNNNNNNNNNNNNNNNNNNNNNNNNNNNNNNNNNNNNNNNNNNNNNNNNNNNNNNNNNNNNNNNNNNNNNNNNNNNNNNNNNNNNNNNNNNNNNNNNNNNNNNNNNNNNNNNNNNNNNNNNNNNNNNNNNNNNNNNNNNNNNNNNNNNNNNNNNNNNNNNNNNNNNNNNNNNNNNNNNNNNNNNNNNNNNNNNNNNNNNNNNNNNNNNNNNNNNNNNNNNNNNNNNNNNNNNNNNNNNNNNNNNNNNNNNNNNNNNNNNNNNNNNNNNNNNNNNNNNNNNNNNNNNNNNNNNNNNNNNNNNNNNNNNNNNNNNNNNNNNNNNNNNNNNNNNNNNNNNNcaaagttggctatcggataattataccttttcctagaacctttataacttcgtgtagaatggctcgatcttttccaaattttgttcactaatacacaactagttgatgaacttacagtaaagaattgagaatatttgatgctcttttcgaaaagttacagcgagttgaacatttttcgaaaagtgaaaattttacctgtcccagttattttgagtatcccctgtactgccggtggaagcataattgtcccatgtgcatttttggcaatattgagattttgcagcccatgatcaTGTATCatggggtactatcatatggggaaataaaaataggtagtttgttccgaaaattgttgaaaaaatgcaaggccgatttgtaacattcttaaaagtggacgcataagcgtcacgtttcattggaaatcctatggaactataaaatcgctctaaaacaaaaattagtgctcaaattcaaaattggttgatgttagaacacgattcagcacttatacttcatagtttagacaatttacttttttcgaactttggacgcgattttctcgattgtctgtttttgcacatgggacatttatgcgtccaccggcagtgtacttcgttaacagtatgtttcaacctttccttatggatgccttgaagcaagctcttgttttcagcatattTCCGCTGatttttggcatctgaagtagctcaaacattgatttgagatgcttcagtttgatggaattcttaggtagtacagttcatagttaacttaacatagaattgcacctaacccaactctgcatgagcaaaatttgtcatgagttgactgattggcatgcgtCAGATAAGgaatctccatttgaccttctttgcacttttgagtgttccttcgcaaactttgcgtattcaggcgtccctgctcaacaaactagggaacctaattggttgcgatcacattttatggataactcgcttctattgctactccaagagagtttcattgtggttttgttatcacaacgcccttcattgtggtataccatagctactgctttgaaagaagcttgtcctctgcggtctgtgcggaccgcaagaggtattcctgaacggaactcggacctgttcaagttctacatatcttcggataaaccagtcttttgtatagctacgaatctttgcttctaccccgaggattgtagctgtagaatcgatttagtgggcactaaaaagctctgcttacttcaaatcttctggagcaaatgaggctttgtcctatttttctccagagggctttgagtttttcaaacatgttttgaactcttgtagatttctactgggaattttcatggcgtgaaattactctgtagtttcatCCCGAAagagtgcgtgcgttgtaaaaagaaggaataagttccagatttatctggttaccttgttctttctgaaatgcttgaaacgcattctcgattatcacatctgtgatgttcgtctggctaacatgcctgttcatgtgaactcacatgtctcccaatttgggatgtccacagtgactcttttacacatagttgtatacgttttcaagaaagcactcgctcaaacgtagtttttgcttgggtgatttcttgaatattgaggatgcttttgatgacgtgcctttctatgtcatattgaaagtcgcatggcgtcgcaagctacctccaatgagctataggctctttttacgcttatgcgttttacagtatccttttcagggcactgattaacgccgttgtggtatgggctatgagctctcgttgcgcttaggcgttcattccctcttctagggcaccccttcctatttcatcacctttccctttcccaattcccatcccttgtcccattctccctcaggtaaatgatgaaataggctcatatgtatggcgatggcacaaatgtcccaaatggaggataacgtgcctctggagccggccttctgatacctgataaggcACGCCGAagccacagatttttttttccgagagCCTAGTGTGGAAGGTAAAGGTATAAGCGTTTAATGGacagtggttggacatcagccgacacactACACGAATACAATCGCGACCTAAATCTTTTGAAGCATGGTTTTTTCGACACCTGTGCAACCATTTACCAATGGGGCAATATGAGCACCTCGTGAAGAACATATAAAGTCTAATAATTTCTGCAAATTCACCTTGAAGCTCTGATACCACCCTGATATTGAAGCGTTTGAGATGTTAGAACAAAGTACTGCGAGTTCTCATTgaattagaaaaataattttcaaaaacattggcCAAAGTACCCCCGACGTTAGGTTTCCcgtacggatttggagaaaaggcGGTTGTCGTGTgtagggaaacttcgggtttcaaccgcgacgacaatattattGAACTAATCGAATAGGATTCCCCACTAACAAATTAGCAgatacaaaccagcagcgcttgaaGGTCATTATCCGCTTTCATTACAGCTAAAAGCTGTAATGAAGAAACGACTGCTATAGCAACAAGGCTTGTTGGATGTAAACAGTATTgtgaaaacaaactttaagcgggataattgattgattgatttatctttatttgagagactttcagcccttggctggttcgtctcttaagcGGGATAAAGCagctacacaaatactttacagctatcaaTCTCAGTGTTGTAAACTCTTtttggttgcttttattgcactctattccaactccagaATTGTTGCccagaagatgtgcaaatcgaataagagtcccaaccaatgaaacagctgcttttatacagtacgtgttGTAATGTTGCTAAATACACAAAACAGCTAGCGCTTTTTAAGGAAcgttctttcagctagaagctgtaacgaagaacctgttggcgcaagcacacagcttgttcaatgtaaacattattgcatttgacgtttcacaagcttttaaaGCAAGATACGGCACACTTAtcaagccttgtctggagtaaaacaagaCGGATTATATTctgtgctatttatatatagcagtgtggcagcgaggacttggaatcgaactcccgatctccgtattcaCTGATCCTGATGAGTGGATCGGGATTTCGATTCCAAGTCGCGGCAAGTACTTTtgtaattcaattttaaaatcgtTAAATACAGTTCCACATTGCGTCACGGAAGGTTTCCACAACctaattttatttatttgattaatttggggatgccgtataactatcttttaaaaactgtgaaaagacTGAAAAAACGCTTTCTGATGATTTTATTCAATTTGTAGTTACACAGGAgctgagaaaagagctatgactaggtggcatagaagctgatcgcacagcatatacatgtgaaTTAAGTTCGCCGGATTATTTGGTATAGGGCTagtatagaagcttccgtccacaTGTACAACAGCACAGAagctcagcatcaagccgtattgaggacgctttacatggcgtttacattcacaatgaATGTTAGTTAGGAAGGACAGTGATACTCATGTACGAAATTGGaatcaaacaaacaaaatattctCTATGAACGAAATATATGTTTGCAACAAAACAATAATTGCTAATTGATATTGCTATCGGTATGCTTGTTTTTCAACCGAAA contains:
- the LOC109408450 gene encoding probable ATP-dependent RNA helicase DHX34 isoform X1; amino-acid sequence: MSYRDRRSRGSDEQSTHSRYRDDKPSHSRSFAASQSSSKRKRSRSKTPEKSYSSQKYVNFEAVKRERSSSTSPKRKPSKIEDPSPSTSYSEQRPVKREECREQDRSHSEHPQEETNLINFSFLDHKSSLNRVLLGYCSRDQLITDANDFWLFLNKYETLLKRSGQCILPVPPDPTAPRQVTEPSPSEYDKTFCSGIRISVPFEELYSRLQHYDQSGRITEQKLKQFLQIVVHYLDFRQKERFNKLRKLRKAQANLPVASHRDEIVAAVKNEQIVILAGDTGCGKSTQVPQYLFHAGYEKIACTQPRRIACISLAKRVAHEMLCEYGTQVGYQIRFERSKSTQTNILFITEGLLLRQLSAEENLSQYSVIILDEVHERHLHGDFLLGITKCLMRAKPDIKLVLMSATINIKLFGDYFAEEKAQIIEVPGRLFPIKLHYMPQIQDIATTSSGKTKQKTSDRISPEPYMQILQLIDQKYPPTEKGDVLIFLSGLNEITTIVDAAKEYAEKSKNWIILPLHSTLSIAEQDKVFDYAPDGVRKCIISTNIAETSVTIDGIRFVIDSGKVKEMSYDATTKMQRLKEFWISKASAEQRKGRAGRTGPGICYRLYSEKQFYDFESYTTAEILKVPLESLLLQMISMGLPNARMFPFIESPPAENIENAIMNLKHHEALTADEKLTPLGKALAKIPVDIGIGKMLLMGCVFQQLQPVLTLAATLSVQSPFTNRAYREPECERARKSFESDHGDPITLLNAYKEWLELKQNRFEYRRDEHRESSKSWCRRRGLEEQRFYEITKLRRQFQDLLQDCGLMESANSDSMTSAERAIRHGELKQLKELRKTHRMEAPRKRKLLKSDPWGLEEGEEDDGKVDIRDVEFRLSHDSSKIQDLVSGATACSYRDLMTLKLILVSGLYPQVAIADDYNYCKSPTEQFFHTQTKPYVTLHPMGFFGNNTEVLQLMEDDIIEKSGLYKSRQPLSSKHQILCYLTLLETNKTYLMNTLRMPAAQTLLLFAHTIDTNLTFSRIICDSWLCLDFPSPESGQMLLYKASNLRRLWNRMLAEKLKVLTHTADEELDRTNREKSIEQMNYELWHDLAQFMNTEVCYTLKRMLPADVKTMYKGPSFDQSVEIDPNPFAEDFKPVVNDTKGGVNITENIVYGCINETEWSMQMMDDIVSNDWECSNCGCTYNLTGIQKLQHKMVCKASLPEPTEPAESAGTSSSNQKPGSKRLDCPVCGKVLYLSSIEILKHRKSCTKAVKDEI